In Scylla paramamosain isolate STU-SP2022 chromosome 19, ASM3559412v1, whole genome shotgun sequence, a single genomic region encodes these proteins:
- the LOC135109721 gene encoding rRNA 2'-O-methyltransferase fibrillarin-like: MNSKVIVGAIVAVLFALAGAEPEPEADPGFAFGRGHGGGGFRGRGFSRGGFGHHYGKRSADADPEPGFLHRGGLGGGRAFSVGHSGYYGHHLGKRSADADPEPGFLSYGSRGGHFGGGLSSFGFGGQSRYYG; this comes from the exons ATGAACAGCAAG GTCATCGTTGGCGCCATCGTGGCCGTCCTCTTCGCGCTGGCCGGCGCTGAGCCCGAGCCAGAGGCTGACCCCGGCTTCGCCTTTGGTCGCGGacatggcggcggcggcttcAGGGGTCGCGGTTTCAGCCGTGGCGGCTTTGGTCACCACTACGGCAAGAGGAGCGCTGACGCCGATCCCGAGCCCGGATTTCTTCACCGTGGCGGCCTTGGCGGCGGCCGTGCATTCTCCGTCGGCCACAGCGGATATTATGGTCACCACCTTGGCAAGAGGAGCGCTGACGCCGATCCCGAGCCTGGCTTCCTTTCCTACGGCAGCCGCGGTGGTCACTTCGGCGGGGGTTTGAGCAGCTTTGGTTTTGGTGGACAAAGCAGATACTACGGCTAG
- the LOC135109713 gene encoding rRNA 2'-O-methyltransferase fibrillarin-like, whose product MKSQVIVGAIVAVLFALAGAEPEPEADPGFAFGRGHGGGGFRGRGFSRGGFGHHYGKRSADADPEPGFLHRGGLGGGRAFSVGHSGYYGHHLGKRSADADPEPGFLSYGSRGGHFGGGLSSFGFGGQSRYYG is encoded by the exons ATGAAAAGCCAG GTCATCGTTGGCGCCATCGTGGCCGTCCTCTTCGCGCTGGCCGGCGCTGAGCCCGAGCCAGAGGCTGACCCCGGCTTCGCCTTTGGTCGCGGacatggcggcggcggcttcAGGGGTCGCGGTTTCAGCCGTGGCGGCTTTGGTCACCACTACGGCAAGAGGAGCGCTGACGCCGATCCCGAGCCCGGATTTCTTCACCGTGGCGGCCTTGGCGGCGGCCGTGCATTCTCCGTCGGCCACAGCGGATATTATGGTCACCACCTTGGCAAGAGGAGCGCTGACGCCGATCCCGAGCCTGGCTTCCTTTCCTACGGCAGCCGCGGTGGTCACTTCGGCGGGGGTTTGAGCAGCTTTGGTTTTGGTGGACAAAGCAGATACTACGGCTAG
- the LOC135109698 gene encoding uncharacterized protein LOC135109698, with product MTLRVLVAALVSVLVSVASAMPQPEAEPSFRYGFGHGGFGGGFVGGFGGYGGYRGKRSAEADPEPGFRGGFGHGGFGGGFGGFGGYGGYRGKRSAGADPEPGFRGGFGHGGFGGGFAAFGGYRGYRGKRRAAPEPGFHGGFGGFLGGFGGFGRGFGYGK from the exons ATGACCCTCCGC GTTCTCGTCGCCGCCCTCGTGTCCGTTCTTGTTTCCGTGGCTAGTGCCATGCCCCAGCCGGAGGCCGAGCCAAGCTTCCGCTACGGCTTTGGCCACGGCGGCTTCGGCGGCGGCTTTGTTGGCGGCTTTGGCGGCTACGGAGGATACCGCGGCAAGAGGAGCGCCGAGGCTGATCCTGAGCCAGGCTTCCGCGGCGGATTTGGCCACGGCGGTTTCGGTGGCGGCTTCGGCGGCTTTGGCGGCTACGGAGGATATCGCGGTAAGAGAAGCGCAGGAGCTGATCCTGAGCCAGGCTTCCGCGGCGGCTTTGGCCATGGCGGTTTTGGCGGCGGCTTCGCAGCCTTTGGCGGCTACAGAGGATATCGTGGCAAGAGGAGAGCTGCTCCTGAGCCTGGATTCCACGGCGGCTTTGGTGGCTTCCTTGGAGGCTTCGGTGGTTTCGGAAGAGGGTTTGGTTACGGAAAGTAA
- the LOC135109697 gene encoding keratin, type II cytoskeletal 2 epidermal-like, whose translation MKTWVLVAALVAFLVSVASAMPQPEAEPGFRGGFGHGGFGGGFGGGFGGYGGYRGKRSAEADPEPGFRGGFGHSSFGGGFGGFGGYGGYRGKRSAEADPEPGFRTGFGHGGFGGGFGGFGGYGGYRGKRNADPEPGFRGGFSGFHGGFGGFGGGFGGFGYGK comes from the exons ATGAAGACCTGG GTTCTCGTCGCCGCCCTCGTGGCTTTCCTTGTTTCCGTGGCTAGTGCCATGCCCCAGCCGGAGGCCGAGCCCGGCTTCCGCGGCGGCTTTGGCCACGGCGGCTTCGGCGGTGGCTTCGGTGGCGGCTTCGGCGGCTACGGAGGGTACCGCGGCAAGAGGAGCGCCGAGGCTGACCCTGAGCCAGGCTTCCGCGGCGGCTTTGGCCATAGCAGCTTCGGCGGTGGCTTCGGCGGTTTCGGCGGCTACGGAGGGTACCGCGGCAAGAGGAGCGCAGAAGCTGATCCTGAGCCAGGCTTCCGCACGGGCTTTGGCCATGGCGGCTTCGGCGGTGGCTTCGGCGGCTTCGGCGGCTATGGAGGATACCGCGGCAAGAGGAACGCTGACCCTGAGCCTGGCTTCCGCGGCGGCTTTAGTGGCTTCCATGGAGGCTTCGGTGGTTTCGGAGGAGGATTTGGCGGCTTTGGTTACGGCAAGTGA